A genomic stretch from Deltaproteobacteria bacterium includes:
- the selD gene encoding selenide, water dikinase SelD, with translation MLGKKKAVRLTQEVKAAGUAAKLGPADLAQVLHDLPKFKHPDMLVGTETSDDAGVYRLRPDLAIVNTVDFFTPIVDDPYLFGQISAANSLSDVYAMGGEPKTCMNIVCFPRDKMDMAILGEILKGGADKVIEAGAVIIGGHSIIDEEIKYGMSVTGVIHPDKIFRNVGVQEGDALILTKALGTGIVTTALKKGKASEESVSEAVKSMITLNAAASLAVRKHKPHAVSDVSGFGILGHAQEMASGSGVTLVIESAKLPILKDAVRLAEKGYVTGGGKRNKDYLDDKMVIDKSIREGLVQVALDPQTSGGLLIAVAKRQAAKLIEDLHAAGVAVACEIGYATSLQKPWVRLV, from the coding sequence ATGCTCGGCAAGAAAAAAGCCGTGCGCTTGACGCAAGAAGTTAAGGCCGCGGGTTGAGCTGCTAAGCTCGGCCCCGCCGACCTCGCGCAAGTTTTGCACGACCTCCCGAAGTTCAAACACCCCGACATGCTGGTCGGCACCGAAACCTCCGACGACGCCGGGGTGTATCGTCTGCGGCCCGATCTCGCTATCGTCAACACGGTGGATTTTTTCACGCCGATTGTCGACGATCCCTATTTGTTCGGCCAGATTTCCGCCGCCAACTCGCTGAGCGACGTCTACGCCATGGGCGGCGAACCGAAAACCTGCATGAACATCGTCTGTTTTCCCAGGGACAAAATGGACATGGCCATCCTCGGCGAGATTCTCAAAGGCGGCGCGGATAAAGTCATCGAAGCCGGCGCGGTGATCATCGGCGGCCACAGCATCATCGACGAAGAAATCAAATACGGCATGTCGGTCACCGGCGTGATTCATCCCGACAAGATTTTTCGTAACGTCGGCGTCCAAGAAGGCGATGCGTTGATCCTGACCAAAGCGCTCGGCACCGGGATCGTCACGACGGCGCTGAAAAAAGGCAAAGCCTCCGAAGAAAGCGTCAGCGAAGCGGTCAAATCCATGATCACGCTCAACGCCGCGGCGTCGTTGGCCGTGCGCAAACATAAACCCCACGCGGTATCCGACGTCTCCGGCTTTGGCATCCTCGGCCATGCCCAGGAAATGGCCAGCGGCAGCGGCGTCACCTTGGTGATCGAATCGGCCAAGCTGCCGATCTTGAAAGACGCCGTGCGCTTGGCCGAAAAAGGCTACGTCACCGGCGGCGGCAAGCGCAACAAAGATTACCTCGACGACAAAATGGTCATCGACAAATCGATCCGCGAAGGCCTCGTGCAGGTCGCCCTCGACCCGCAAACCTCCGGCGGCCTGCTCATCGCCGTCGCTAAGCGCCAAGCCGCCAAACTCATCGAAGATCTCCACGCCGCCGGCGTCGCCGTCGCCTGCGAAATCGGCTATGCCACCTCGCTGCAAAAACCTTGGGTGCGGTTGGTCTGA
- the selB gene encoding selenocysteine-specific translation elongation factor: MPYIIGTAGHIDHGKTSLIKALTGIDTDRLKEEKERGISIDLGFAHLDLPDGTSAGVVDVPGHERFIKNMLAGAHGIDLVLFTVAADDGVMPQTEEHLDIVHLLGIKMAIFVITKADLAPSRIADVEEEIEIMTLGTTLENSPKIAVSSVTGQGLEELKQLISTTLKSATHAAPSGYFRLPVDRAFVLQGHGVVVTGTSLSGEIKVGEQVRCLPGDNLFRVRSLQVHGQSVERAGWGQRVAINLTGPERASIERGQVICHDKLSLTTERFDAFLEVRPAAAKGIKNHQRLRIHMGAAERLGKIVLLGDKEKAEAKESLYCQITLEEPLLVLRGDHFVARDETAQRTLGGGTVIHPWAKRHKRGDPNLPSRLKALHTGDFAELMENFLNESSAFALSIDAIYQFLNLREEEARQKVDALKSLRALNAEGEKVYTTELKWSQLKDRLLKILKEFHAGHPLIPGMDMEELRGKLVYELSPKTFRVVVDLFIKEKLIAKEENLLRLASHKVQLGGQETVLMDKIKKILGEQPLAPPDLKEIEKQAGVPRNRLTEVIRLLERDGSVVRVTTDMYYLASSIEQLRGTLVQFLTEKGEMNAAAFRDLIGSSRKYIIPLLEYFDRAGLTIRIGDIRKLKSPPSAAKK, translated from the coding sequence ATGCCTTACATCATCGGCACCGCCGGCCATATCGATCACGGCAAGACCAGCTTGATCAAAGCCCTCACCGGCATCGACACCGACCGGTTGAAAGAAGAAAAAGAGCGCGGCATTTCCATCGATTTGGGCTTCGCCCATCTCGATCTGCCGGACGGAACTTCGGCGGGCGTCGTCGACGTGCCGGGTCACGAGCGTTTCATCAAGAACATGCTCGCCGGCGCCCATGGCATCGATCTCGTGCTCTTCACCGTTGCCGCCGACGACGGCGTCATGCCGCAGACCGAGGAGCATTTGGACATTGTCCATCTGCTCGGCATCAAGATGGCGATCTTCGTCATCACCAAAGCCGATCTCGCCCCTTCGCGCATCGCCGATGTCGAAGAGGAAATCGAAATCATGACGCTCGGCACGACGCTGGAAAACTCGCCGAAGATCGCGGTCTCATCGGTCACCGGCCAGGGTTTGGAAGAATTGAAGCAACTGATTTCGACGACGCTGAAATCCGCGACTCACGCGGCGCCGAGCGGCTATTTCCGTTTACCGGTGGATCGCGCCTTCGTCTTGCAGGGCCACGGCGTAGTCGTCACCGGCACTTCGCTCTCAGGCGAGATCAAAGTCGGCGAGCAGGTGCGCTGCTTGCCGGGGGATAATTTATTCCGCGTGCGCAGCCTACAAGTGCATGGCCAATCCGTCGAGCGCGCCGGCTGGGGCCAGCGCGTCGCCATAAATCTCACCGGGCCGGAGCGCGCGTCCATCGAGCGCGGCCAAGTGATTTGCCACGACAAGCTGTCGCTGACTACAGAACGATTCGACGCGTTCCTCGAAGTCCGTCCCGCGGCGGCCAAAGGAATCAAGAATCATCAGCGGCTGCGCATCCACATGGGCGCCGCCGAACGCTTGGGCAAAATCGTCTTGCTCGGCGACAAAGAAAAAGCCGAGGCCAAAGAATCGCTCTATTGCCAGATCACGTTGGAAGAACCGCTGCTGGTCCTACGCGGCGATCACTTCGTCGCCCGCGATGAAACCGCCCAGCGCACCCTCGGCGGCGGCACGGTGATCCATCCTTGGGCCAAGCGCCACAAACGCGGCGATCCAAATCTGCCGAGCCGGCTGAAGGCGCTGCATACCGGCGACTTTGCCGAGCTGATGGAAAACTTCTTGAATGAAAGCTCAGCCTTCGCCCTGTCCATCGACGCCATCTACCAGTTTTTAAACCTGCGCGAAGAAGAAGCGCGGCAGAAAGTCGACGCGTTGAAATCGCTGCGCGCGCTCAATGCCGAAGGCGAGAAAGTCTACACCACGGAATTGAAATGGAGCCAACTGAAAGATCGGTTGTTGAAGATACTCAAGGAATTTCACGCCGGTCATCCGTTAATCCCTGGCATGGACATGGAAGAACTGCGCGGCAAGCTCGTCTATGAACTGTCGCCGAAAACTTTCCGCGTCGTCGTCGATCTATTCATCAAAGAGAAACTCATCGCCAAGGAAGAAAATCTGCTGCGCCTGGCAAGTCATAAGGTGCAGCTCGGCGGTCAGGAAACCGTCTTGATGGACAAGATCAAAAAAATCCTCGGCGAGCAGCCGCTGGCGCCGCCGGATTTGAAGGAGATCGAAAAACAGGCCGGCGTGCCGCGCAATCGACTCACCGAAGTCATCCGCCTGCTCGAACGGGACGGTTCCGTCGTCCGCGTCACCACCGACATGTATTATCTCGCCAGCAGCATCGAACAACTGCGTGGAACGCTGGTGCAGTTTCTGACTGAGAAAGGTGAAATGAACGCCGCCGCGTTCCGCGATCTAATCGGCTCGAGCCGCAAATATATCATCCCGTTGTTGGAATACTTCGACCGCGCCGGACTGACCATTCGCATCGGCGATATCCGCAAACTGAAATCTCCGCCGAGCGCGGCAAAAAAATAA
- the selA gene encoding L-seryl-tRNA(Sec) selenium transferase translates to MADQTASILRELPSIDRLLNHVRGAALLSRYNHDYVTQKCREALDRLRAGIRQGTISDLSDDAILNQVEQRIAAESQPGHVRVVNATGTILHTNLGRALLSQPAIDAMLAVAGNPINLEYDLAAGKRGKREETLERLLVELTGAEAATVVNNNAAAVLLGLNSLAQGKEVIVSRGELIEIGGAFRIPEIMAKSGAILREVGATNRTHPADYENAINDNTALLLKVHTSNYKVVGFTAEVTLEQLVAIGRKNNLPVMEDLGSGALIDLSKYGLPKEPIVAERIQAGADIVTFSGDKILGGPQAGLMVGKKDLIGKINKNHLQRALRCGKLTLAALEATLRRYRQSPNIVEEIPTLRAFTRSVDEVRAMGQSLLPKLGTTLGKDFSLALQDSTSQIGSGAMPTEELPTVVITIENAKLSANAIAKKFRQADPPIIGRIQDDKFLLDLRTIFDANDLVPKFRSE, encoded by the coding sequence ATGGCCGACCAAACCGCGAGCATTCTGCGCGAACTTCCATCCATCGATCGCCTGCTCAATCATGTGCGCGGCGCCGCGCTGCTGTCGCGCTATAATCACGATTACGTCACGCAGAAATGCCGGGAAGCGCTCGATCGCCTGCGCGCCGGTATCAGACAAGGAACGATTAGCGATCTCAGTGATGATGCGATTCTCAATCAGGTCGAGCAGCGCATCGCCGCGGAAAGCCAGCCCGGTCACGTCCGCGTCGTCAATGCCACGGGCACGATCCTGCACACCAATCTCGGCCGCGCACTCTTGTCGCAGCCAGCCATCGACGCGATGTTGGCGGTGGCCGGCAACCCGATCAACTTGGAATACGATCTCGCCGCTGGCAAGCGCGGCAAGCGCGAAGAAACGCTTGAGCGACTATTAGTCGAACTCACCGGCGCCGAAGCCGCTACCGTGGTGAACAACAACGCCGCTGCCGTGCTGCTCGGTTTAAATTCGCTGGCGCAAGGCAAAGAAGTGATCGTCTCACGCGGCGAGCTGATCGAGATCGGCGGCGCGTTTCGCATCCCGGAAATCATGGCCAAGAGCGGCGCGATCCTGCGCGAAGTCGGCGCAACTAACAGAACCCATCCGGCGGATTACGAAAATGCCATCAACGACAACACCGCGCTGCTGTTGAAAGTGCACACCAGCAACTACAAAGTCGTCGGCTTCACCGCAGAAGTGACGCTCGAACAATTAGTCGCCATCGGCAGGAAAAATAATTTACCCGTGATGGAAGATCTCGGCAGCGGCGCATTGATCGACTTGAGCAAATACGGCCTGCCCAAAGAACCTATCGTCGCAGAAAGAATCCAAGCCGGCGCCGATATCGTCACGTTCAGCGGTGACAAGATTCTCGGCGGCCCTCAGGCCGGACTGATGGTCGGCAAAAAAGACTTAATCGGCAAGATCAACAAAAATCATCTGCAGCGCGCGCTGCGCTGCGGCAAGTTGACGCTCGCCGCTCTCGAAGCAACCCTGCGCCGCTATCGCCAATCGCCCAACATCGTCGAAGAAATTCCAACTCTGAGAGCATTCACGCGATCCGTAGATGAAGTCCGAGCGATGGGCCAGTCGTTGCTACCTAAACTTGGAACCACCCTCGGCAAAGATTTTAGCTTAGCGCTACAAGACTCGACATCGCAGATCGGCAGCGGAGCCATGCCCACCGAAGAACTACCGACGGTCGTGATCACGATTGAGAATGCAAAACTCAGCGCCAACGCCATCGCGAAAAAATTTCGCCAGGCCGATCCGCCAATCATCGGCCGCATCCAAGACGACAAGTTTCTCCTCGACCTAAGAACCATCTTCGACGCCAATGACCTAGTCCCCAAATTCCGTTCCGAATAA